The Macrobrachium nipponense isolate FS-2020 chromosome 1, ASM1510439v2, whole genome shotgun sequence genome includes a window with the following:
- the LOC135219546 gene encoding uncharacterized protein LOC135219546: MGHQLLHLLLSIAVMAKASPPATYASEDAIQNETLCPDMFAPVGDQCIYFASFMQEGRAAGKQVCHSLGGELAAIKTATQLQNIIAEIEQRELSHANFWIDGAFNGTSWNFTNEEPVPLGTPFWYATEEEHSPKNDSTFNCVSITSDSGFLMNDVACDEEHSPLCEHVPLGFNQPEEDQEEAKDPKDEDIRCPSMFTRVLNTCIAFITFFKGSWETAKQTCHSFTDKSSLLLPTDVELLREIYLYLHAEGLDGFDFWIGATDAGHEGVWKDTSGHIIEINAPFWGNSNKPEFIMEPDGDTTENCLALTSNGLHYFRDEDCSSTYNLLCVAPPLTP, from the exons ATGGGTCATCAGTTGCTGCATCTCCTCCTGTCGATTGCTG TGATGGCAAAGGCCTCCCCACCCGCGACGTACGCAAGCGAAGACGCCATCCAAAACGAAACGCTCTGCCCCGATATGTTCGCGCCAGTAGGCGACCAGTGTATCTATTTCGCCTCCTTCATGCAAGAAGGACGCGCCGCCGGGAAGCAGGTATGTCATTCCCTTGGGGGTGAATTAGCAGCTATCAAAACGGCGACTCAACTTCAAAATATAATAGCAGAAATTGAACAAAGag AACTTTCCCATGCGAACTTCTGGATTGATGGGGCTTTCAATGGCACATCTTGGAACTTCACAAACGAAGAGCCTGTCCCACTGGGAACGCCCTTCTGGTACGCCACTGAAGAAGAACACAGCCCAAAAAACGACTCCACCTTCAACTGTGTGAGCATCACCTCAGACTCCGGTTTCTTGATGAACGACGTGGCCTGCGATGAGGAACACTCGCCCCTCTGCGAACACGTGCCGCTTGGGTTTAACCAGCCTGAAGAAGATCAAG AAGAGGCAAAGGACCCGAAGGACGAGGACATCCGCTGCCCCTCAATGTTCACTCGGGTATTAAACACCTGTATAGCATTCATTACATTTTTCAAGGGCTCTTGGGAGACAGCTAAGCAGACGTGTCACTCCTTCACTGATAAATCGTCGCTCCTCTTACCGACAGACGTCGAGCTACTTCGAGAGATTTATCTATATTTACACGCCGAAG GACTTGACGGATTCGACTTCTGGATAGGGGCCACAGATGCAGGGCATGAGGGCGTATGGAAGGACACCTCAGGACATATAATAGAAATAA ACGCACCGTTTTGGGGAAACAGTAACAAACCCGAATTCATTATGGAACCCGATGGCGACACAACCGAAAATTGTCTAGCACTGACGTCCAACGGTCTACACTACTTCAGGGATGAAGATTGTTCTTCAACTTACAATCTATTATGCGTAGCACCACCATTGACGCCCTAa